Genomic window (Candidatus Alcyoniella australis):
GCATGTCGTACAGTCCGTAGGCGTTGGCCTGCTTCTGTCCCACAGGATGTGTTTTAAAGTCTGAGTTGTCGAAATACCAGCCTACGGAATCAACGCTGCCATAGCGTACTCCGGTCGTACCACCCCGCGCCGCGCACTCCCACTCCGCCTCGGTGGGCAGGCGCTTGCCCACCCGTTCGCAATAGGTCTTGGCATCGTTCCAGGATACTTTTTCCACCGGGCAGTTGGAGCAGCCAGAGAATTTGCTCGGGTTGTTGCCCATTGCTCGTTGGTAATCGGCCTGCGTTACCTCGTACACGTCCATATAGAACGTGCTGACGGTAACCTGGTGCCTTGGCTTCTCATCGCCATCGCACTCGCTGTCGCCGGGCGAACAGCCCATCTGGAACGTGCCACCCGGGATCAGGACCATGACCGCAGGAGGCGATGCCTGGCCCAGCGTCTTGTCAGAGCAGGACAAGATAAACACGACCGAGCACACCAGGAAAAGAATGACCACTGCCGAATGCAGCCGACGAACCCTCATGGGCAACCTCCCTTTAATGCGCATTGCAATCTTGAATAAATACTACCTTGCCGATCATAAGTAAAACGGCAATCGAGGAAGTCGGGGCGACGCGGGCGGCAGCCAAACAGCGTCGCGTTTTGAATGGGATTGTAATATTTACGTGTTGAGTTTCAGTCTCATTCCGTATCGAAGTGATGCGCACACATAGTGCGCCCCGCGTTGTTCAGCGGTCGGTGGTATCCCAGTCAAATGGGATTTTATCGGTGTGCGCGGGCAGCCGGAACTCGTCGGGCTGATTGTGATCGTAGGCCATGGTCGGCACGTTGATTACAATCGCCTCTTTTTCGCCCAGGCCCTTGAACCCGTGGTACACGCCCTTGGGAATGCGCAGCAGGATCATGTTGTGCTCGCCCATCACCACCTGCTGGGTCTCGCCGTTGGTCGGCGAGTCCTCGCGCGTATCAAAGAGCCCCACGCGGATCATGCCGTGTACGCAGCAGAAGTGGTCGTCTTGCAGCTTGTGATAGTGCCAGGCCTTGACCACGCCGGGGTAGACCGTGGTGAAGTAGATTTGGCCGAATTGCTCGAACAGCTCGTCGTCGTTGCGCAGTATCTCGGCCAGCCGTCCGCGGTCGTCGGGATTAACTTTAATCGGTTTGATTGCCACGCCGTGGATCATTTTATCTCCTAGAGGATTCCCACCAGGCTGCTGTCGCCGAGCATAAAGCGGTAGGCCTTGGGCTTGAGGTTGAGTTTCTGCACCTTGACGTTCTGGCCGATCAGCGAGTCGGTGATCTGCACGTCGATGTCCAGCACCTGGCTGCACTCGAGCACGATCGAATGTTCGATCTCGCAGTTGCGAACCACCGTGTCGTAGTAGATCGCGGTGAACGGACCGATAAAACTATTCTCGATCACCGCGTTGCGGCCGATGATCGCCGGGCCGCGGATCGTCGAGTTGACGACCTTGGCCCCGGGCTCGATCACCACCTTGAACTCCACCGAGCTTTGCGCACAGACCTCGCCCTCGATGCGGGTCTTAAACGTGTCGAGCACCATGCGGTTGGCTTCGAGCATGTCCTCGAGCTTGCCGGTGTCCTTCCACCAGCCGGTGACCTCGTGGCTGATTACCTCGTAGCCCTGGTCGACCAACCATTGGATGGCGTCGGTGATCTCAAGTTCGCCGCGCGCGCTGGGCTTGATGGCCCGCGCCGCCTTAAACACGGTCTTGTCGAACATGTACACGCCCACCAGCGCCAGGTCCGATTGCGGATCGGCGGGCTTCTCATCGAGACGCACCACGCGGCCGTGGTCGAGCTGGGCCACGCCGAACTGGCTGGGGTTGGGCACCTTGTGCAGCAGGATCTGCGAGTTGGGCTGCTTAGCCTTGAAATCGGCCACCAGCTCGGAGATGCCGCCCATGATTAAGTTGTCGCCCAAATACATCACGAAGGTGCTCTCGCCGATGTACTCCTCGGCCGTGAGCACCGCGTGGGCCAATCCCAACGGCTGGTCCTGACGGATGTAGGTCACTTTGCAGCCGAACTTGGAGCCGTCGCCCACCGCGGCGCGAATCTCGTTCTCGGTGTCGCCGACGATGATCCCGATGTCGTCGATCCCGGCCCCAACGATTGCCTCGATGCCGTAAAACAGCACCGGCTTGTTGGCCACGGGCACCAGCTGCTTGGCGCTGGTGTGGGTGATCGGCCGCAGCCGCGTCCCCTTACCGCCGGAGAGGATTAGCCCCTTCATCTGCACTCCTCAATTAATTCGGGTTACGAACGCGTTGCGCCCCTCGGCCTGGGCGATCGCCTCGCGCATCTTCTCCGCGCCGTCCTGGTCCTCGAACTGGCCCACGCGCACACGATAATAGATCCCCTTGCCCGAGATCTCGGCGCGCACCACGTAGGCCGGCCAGCCGTGATTTTTAAGCTTGAGCACGTCGGCGTCGGCTTGGCCGCGCTCCTGAAAACTGGCCACCTGCACGGTCCAATTGCCCGCATGCATCGGCGGGGAGTACGGGGTCGGCGCGGCCTCGGGCGTGGGCGCGGGCGTGGCCGCAACCTCGGGCGTTGCCGCGTCCGCGGGAGTTATCTCGGGCGTGGGCTCGACCGTAGGCGGCGGCTCAGTCCCGCCCGGACCGTCGAAGGTGTAGCGGATGCCGCCGACCTCGTCGGTTACGTTGCTCGGATCAAGCTCGGTGCTCGAAATGATTTTGGGCGTTTGTGCGGCCTCTGGCGTAGGTGTGGGCTCGGGCGTGGCCGCGGGCTCGATCTGCTCCCAGGGCGTGGGGGTAATCGCGGCCACGCCGCGGGTGGTCAGCTCGGGCCGCGGGGTGGGCACGCGCCGCACCTGTTCGAGGCGCGAGCCGACCTTAACTCCCAGATAGAACACGATCGCCAGCAGCACCAGGGAGCTGAGAAAGATCGCCGCGATCTGGCGGTTGTCCAGCTTGATTTCGACCTTGTCGCGGATCTTGCGCAGGTCACGCATGGTTTCCCCCCTGGCGGCAGCAGGCGTTGGTGTTGATGCTCACATCCTCTCAGGGGCTGAGACACCGATCAAGGCCAAGGCGTTCGCCGTGACCTGTTTGACCAGTTTGCACATCAACAGCCGCGCCGCGGTCAGCTCCGGATCGTCCGAGATGATCCGGTGTCCGGCGTACCACGGATGGAACTGTCCGGCCAGGCT
Coding sequences:
- a CDS encoding formylglycine-generating enzyme family protein; the protein is MRVRRLHSAVVILFLVCSVVFILSCSDKTLGQASPPAVMVLIPGGTFQMGCSPGDSECDGDEKPRHQVTVSTFYMDVYEVTQADYQRAMGNNPSKFSGCSNCPVEKVSWNDAKTYCERVGKRLPTEAEWECAARGGTTGVRYGSVDSVGWYFDNSDFKTHPVGQKQANAYGLYDMLGNAWEWTADWYGEKYYSSSPSRDPKGPSSGSYRVLRGGAWN
- a CDS encoding dTDP-4-dehydrorhamnose 3,5-epimerase family protein — protein: MIHGVAIKPIKVNPDDRGRLAEILRNDDELFEQFGQIYFTTVYPGVVKAWHYHKLQDDHFCCVHGMIRVGLFDTREDSPTNGETQQVVMGEHNMILLRIPKGVYHGFKGLGEKEAIVINVPTMAYDHNQPDEFRLPAHTDKIPFDWDTTDR
- a CDS encoding glucose-1-phosphate thymidylyltransferase; this encodes MKGLILSGGKGTRLRPITHTSAKQLVPVANKPVLFYGIEAIVGAGIDDIGIIVGDTENEIRAAVGDGSKFGCKVTYIRQDQPLGLAHAVLTAEEYIGESTFVMYLGDNLIMGGISELVADFKAKQPNSQILLHKVPNPSQFGVAQLDHGRVVRLDEKPADPQSDLALVGVYMFDKTVFKAARAIKPSARGELEITDAIQWLVDQGYEVISHEVTGWWKDTGKLEDMLEANRMVLDTFKTRIEGEVCAQSSVEFKVVIEPGAKVVNSTIRGPAIIGRNAVIENSFIGPFTAIYYDTVVRNCEIEHSIVLECSQVLDIDVQITDSLIGQNVKVQKLNLKPKAYRFMLGDSSLVGIL
- a CDS encoding SPOR domain-containing protein, yielding MRDLRKIRDKVEIKLDNRQIAAIFLSSLVLLAIVFYLGVKVGSRLEQVRRVPTPRPELTTRGVAAITPTPWEQIEPAATPEPTPTPEAAQTPKIISSTELDPSNVTDEVGGIRYTFDGPGGTEPPPTVEPTPEITPADAATPEVAATPAPTPEAAPTPYSPPMHAGNWTVQVASFQERGQADADVLKLKNHGWPAYVVRAEISGKGIYYRVRVGQFEDQDGAEKMREAIAQAEGRNAFVTRIN